GCATTGATACATTTTCTGCCGTAGCCGGAAAAGGTATTGAAAAGCTGAAGAACGCAGGAATAAAGGTGGAAACAGGCGTACTGGAAGCGGAATGCAGGTTTATCAACCGCCGCTTTTTTACGTTCCATGAACAGAAACGCCCCTACGTGATCCTGAAATGGGCGCAAACCCGCAACGGCATGATCGCATCAGATGATTTTAAACCGGTGCGGATCTCTAATAGCTATACAGACAGGCTGGTACATCGCTGGAGAAGTGAAGAAATGAGCATCCTGGTAGGTACCGGTACTGCTATTCATGATAATCCTAAACTCAGCACCAGGCTATGGCCAGGTAAAGACCCGGTAAGACTGGTGATTGATAAGGCACTCAAGGTGCCACACGAATACCACGTATGGGATGGTAGTCAGCCTACTATCTTCATTTCCGGCCGCACCGGCGATTCTGCCGGTAAATCCGAGATCATGCAGCTGGATTTTTATGACGACCTGCTTCCGCAGCTGATGGAGCAGTTGCATCATAAAAACCTGCAAAGCGTACTGGTGGAAGGTGGCCCTTATGTACTGGAGCAGTTTATCGAAACGGGCCTTTGGGACGAATGCCGCATCATCACCGGAAGCGGCGTGCTCACTGCCGGCAAAGCAGCACCTGTATTGTCAAAAGCAACACTCTCATCGTCAGCAATGATAGATACGGACCGTGTGGATATCTATCACCGCAGCCACTCCTGAGGCTATCCGGGCATGTGAATTAATATTGGTTTCTAAATTTTTTGAATGGAGGTTTATTTTACTATTGATAAAACTGCTGTCGCTGAATTTAAAGACAGAGGCAGCAAATTTCTGGCATATGCCTACCCTGTTAAGTCGGCAGATGATGTAAAGGCATGTTTACTGGAGATCAAAAAAGAACATCCCAAAGCAACGCACCATTGTTATGCGTACCGCCTTGGTACCGACGGACTACAATTTCGTGCAAATGATGACGGGGAGCCTTCCGGTACTGCCGGTAAGCCTATCCTTGGCCAGATAGACAGTAAGCAACTCACCGATGTACTGGTGGTTGTGGTGAGATATTATGGCGGTACCTTATTAGGTGTGCCCGGATTGATCAATGCTTATAAAGTGAGTACTGCCATGGTATTGCAGCTGATTCCGGTGATCCAGAAAAATGTGGAAAAGCGCTACCACCTGAGCTTTGACTATACCATCATGAATGAGATAATGACGGTAGTGAAACAGCATAACGTGACCGTCCTGGCGCAGGAAATGCAACTCTTCTGCACGATGGATATTGGTGTACCCAAGAATACAGAAGAGCTGTGTTTATTGAAGCTGAATGATATCAGAGGATTGGAGATCAAGCCGATAAAATAAGCTATTCAGATCGCAGACTTTTCACCGGGTTCATCAGGGCCGCTCTGATAGCCTGATAGCTAATGGTGAACAAGGTTAGCAATAACGCTCCCATTGCCGCGATGAGAAATACGGATATGCCTATATTTACCCGATAGTCAAATTGCTGTAGCCAGCGGTTTACAAAAAAGAATGCCAGCGGAGCAGCCAGTAATGCACTCGCCATTACCAGTATCACAAAGTCTTTCGACAGCATGGCCCAAATCTGTGTAACAGAGGCTCCCAGCGCTTTGCGTATGCCTATTTCCTTGGTACGCTGCTCAGCTGTGAACGCCGCCAGGCCCAGCAATCCGAGGCAGGAGATGAAAATGGCAAAGCAGGTGAAGATCATGGATAAACGCCCGATCAGGACTTCCTGGCGGAATTTAGATTCGTATTCATCGTCTGCAAACTGGTATGCAAACGCACTTTCTGGACTATATCCTGCAAACACTTTTTCAATCTCCTGTATAGCAGTATGCGGATTAACCTTGCCAGCCAAACGAATAATGCCCCAGGTTTTATCAGTAGCATCAGGGATGAACATCGCCGGGTCAGCTTTTGAATAAGGAGAAAGCATGAGCGCATCTTTTACCACTCCCGCTATAAACAAACGACGGTCATTCCAGGTGATAACCTGGTTTACCGGATTGTTCAACCGCAGGCGCTTTACAGCAGCTTCATTCAGTATTACCGACTGGCTGTCAGTGGCGCTGGCGTGGAAATCACGTCCGGCTATTATTTTCATACCGGCTGTCTGGAAATAATTATCATATACATTAAAAACCCCCATTTCAACGGTTTCTCCAGGCAGCTTACCAGGGAAATCATCCAGGTCGTTATGGGCATAAACATCCGTTACAGGGGAGGAAGAGGCAGTAAGATTGGTAACTACACCGGTTTGCAGCAGCTGATTGCGGAAAGCGTCGAAATGATTAGCTATTTCCTTCGGAAGCCTGGTCTGAATGAGCATGTCTTTATCATAGCCGGCAGACCTGTTACGTGCATAGTCTATCTGGTTGTGAATCACGATGGTGGCGATGATCAGGGCGATCGAACAGGTGAATTGCGCAATTACCAATGCTCTCCTGGAATTACTACTGGTTTTGCCTGTCCGCATGCCTTTAAGGATCTTCACCGGCCGGAATGAGGAGAGAATGAAGGCGGGCCTTGCTCCGGCAATGATACTCACTATTACCACTGCCGATATCAGTATTATATACAGCCAGGGTGATGAAAAAGGAATTGGTACCGTAGTGGTAGTGATCCGGTTGAACAGCGGAAGTGCCAGCATAGCCAGCATAAAGGCTATAACAGCGGCTATCAGTGTAGTAACAAAGGATTCTACCAGGAACTGGAAGATCAGGAATTGCTGTTCGGCACCTATTGCCTTACGAATACCTACTTCTTTTGCACGCTTGGAAGAGCGAGCAGTGGAGAGATTAATAAAGTTGATGCAGGCAATCAGTAATACCAGGAGGCCCACGACGCAGGCCGTGCGAATATTATCAATGAGGCCGCCCGCATCTTTACCGTTCTCATATTTACCATACAAATGCCAACGCGATATGGGCTGTAACACTACATCCGAGCGCATGGCATTTTCGGAGGCGGTTTCTGTCTTTTCTATGTCTTTGATCTTGGCGGCAAATTGTTCCAGATTAACGCCAGGCTTCAGTTTGACGAACTCCTGGAAGCCATTGTTGCCATACCCGCTATTTCTGCTATTTCTCACATATTCATATGCCTGCTCCATACGGCGCATCGTCATCAGGTATTTAAACCGAAAGGTTGAATTTTCAGGAAGATCTTTAAGTATACCCGTCACTGTCAGGTTATCGGTATTATCGACGCGAACAACTTTCCCGATGGGGTCATCACTACCGAAAAGGGCTTTGGCAGCGGATTGCGTGAGTATGATGCTGTTGGGGTCTTGAAAAACAGTATTGATATCACCTTGTATAAGTGGATATTGGAAGATGTGCAGGAAATCATCGGCTACATGCGCACCGTCCAGTACTAACTTTTTTTCACCAGCTTTGAGGTTATGAAAACCCATCCAGTCGGTTTCGGCGAGGTATTCAATTTCTGGCATGGCAGACTTGAGCGTGGCTCCCAGTTTCAGGGATACTGCCTTGAAGTTGAGTATTTCCCCATTGCTGTCGAAGTTCCTTCTTACCTGGAATACCCTATCTTGTTCCGGCACCTGGCTATCAAAAGAGGCTTCATGATAGGCCCACAACCCTATGATCAGTGCTACGGCCAGTCCTGTAGCCAGTCCCAGGATATTTATTACGCTAAACCCTTTGTTGTTGCGCATATTACGGTATGCTACTTTAATATAGTTGTTGATCATATGCGATGAATTAAACCCCTGAAGGGATACAGGTGAGCGTACTAACGGGGTGCCAGAGATAAAGGGTGTTGATAACCAACAGGATAAAATAAAAAAGCGAACGACAACTGTCCGTTTTTGGTACAGTTGTCGTTCGCTTTCGAATATAATAATTTTTAACGGGAGAATCGATCGCTTACCACGAGGTCTTTACTACCGGCGGTATACTTATAAAACCCTTCACCGCTTTTGGCTCCCAGGTAACCGGCTGTTACCATGTTTACCAGTAACGGACAAGGAGCATATTTAGGATTACCGAATCCATCATGCAATACGTTGAGGATAGAGAGGCATACATCCAGTCCGATGAAATCGGCCAGCTGTAAAGGTCCCATCGGATGGGCCATTCCCAGTTTCATGACGGTATCAATCTCAGCCACGCCGGCTACACCTTCAAAGAGGGAGTAGATGGCTTCGTTGATCATTGGCATCAGGATACGGTTGGCGATAAAGCCCGGGTAGTCGTTTACTACGCAGGGTACTTTGCCCAGTTTCTCTGAAAGTGCAACGATAGTGGTGGTGACTTCTTTTTCGGTAGCATAGCCATTGATGATCTCAACCAGTTTCATGACTGGTACAGGGTTCATGAAGTGCATGCCTATTACTTTTCCGGGGCGTTTGGTAGCCGCGGCAATTTTTGTAATAGAGATGGAAGAAGTATTGGTAGCCAGTATGGTGCCTGGTTTGGCGTGCTGGTCGAGGTCCTGGAAGATTTTCAGCTTCAGGTTAATATTTTCAGTGGCGGCTTCCACAACGAGGTCTGCATCGCTGACACCGGAAGGTAGGTCGGTGTGGAGGCTGATGTTGGCCAGTGTTTGTGTTTTGACATCTTCTGTGATAGAGCCTTTGGTTACCTGACGATCCAGGTTTTTGGCAATAGTTTGCTGCGCCTTCTGGAGGGCAGCTTCTGAGACATCAACAAGGTTTACTGAAAATCCGTTCTGAGCGAATACATGCGCAATACCATTTCCCATAGTACCGGCGCCTATGACTGCGACTTTTTGCATAACGTACGACATGGTGTATGAATCTGTTTATTCGTTTATCTGGAGCTAATAGCTTAACAAATAAACGAATAAACGGGCTAATTATCGTCTTTGTTCTTGAAATCCCCTCGTTTCCAGGCTTGTATGAATTGTGCCCATGCGAGCGGGTTAAAGATATTCTGCGGAGGTGGCTGGCCGGCGTAGTAAAGTGATGCGGCCTGACGTTTCATGTACATGTTGGTGGCTTCGCGGCCATCTACAGGTGTAACGCGGGCGAGGGCACGTAATCGGCCTGCTTCGGTATTTTTTCGCGCTATTTCGTATGCATCGTCTGGAATATCCATACTGGCAAATGCACGCTCAAATTCTTCCCTGGTAGGATAAGGCCGGATAATAGTGGCCGGGAGATAGGTCGTATCTTCCACCATCAGCTGTATCAGTGAATAGGCATTACCGGGCAGTGTGGCAGGAATGGTATAATTTTTCTTCTTAAAGCCAACGGCACTAAAAGTAAGGGTGTCACCCTTAAAGGCCACAATAGAGAATACACCCTGCCTGTTGGCGATCGTACCTCTGCTTTGGCCTCGTACTATAATACTAACTGCAGGGATAGCCTTCAGACTATCTGCAGTCATAGTAATACCGGAAATCTGAATAATGCTGTCTTTGAATTCCGTTATCTGCGCCTGTAACAGGAAAGGAGATAAAAGGAATACGATAAGTAGTGACAGTCTGTAGGAACTCTTGTGCTGCATTACCGCTCTAAGATATAGAAATTATTTTAAGTATTATGATCATGCTTCCCGACAGTTAGAGAGAAGCAAATCAGAGTTGTAAATTAAGGCCCATTTGGGTTAACTTTGCAGTCTGGAATCTAATTTAACAACAATTTATGATGACGAAAGAGCAGATTTTAAAGGCCCTGAGCAACGTAGAAGAACCTGATTTAGGTAAGGATCTGGTGACGTTGAACATGGTGAAAGATATAGAGATCAATGGCAATAAGGTGAAATTTACGGTTGTACTGACTACTCCTGCCTGTCCTTTGAAAGACCTGATCCGCAACGCCTGTGTGAATGCTATTCACATGCTGGTGAGCAAGGATGCAGAGGTAGAAGTGGTGATGACCGCCAATGTAAGCAGCAAACGTAACAATGGACAGGGCGCCCTTCCTAATGTTAAGAATATTATCGTAGTGGCTTCCGGTAAAGGAGGCGTAGGTAAATCAACCGTGGCAGCAAACCTCGCCCTGGCACTGGGCCGCGATGGTGCCCGTGTAGGCCTGATGGATGCTGACATCTATGGACCTTCCGTGCCTATTATGTTCGGTGTTCGCGGCGAACGCCCGATGATGGTAAGCGTAGACGGTAAAGGCATGATCGAACCTATGGAAAAATGGGGGATTAAATTTATGTCTATCGGCCTCCTCATCGACGAAAGAGAAGCAGTGGTTTGGCGCGGACCTATGGCCAGCAGCGCTTTACGCCAGTTTGTAACCGATGTTCACTGGGGTGAACTGGATTACCTGGTTATCGACATGCCTCCTGGTACCGGTGATATTCACCTGACCCTCGTACAAACCGTTCCTATCACCGGCGCCGTAATCGTTACCACGCCGCAGGATGTGGCACTGGCAGATGCTAAAAAAGGTATCGCTATGTTCCAGGGTAAACAAATCAATGTACCTATCCTCGGACTGGTAGAAAATATGGCATATTTCACGCCTGCTGAACTGCCTGAAAATAAATACTATATCTTCGGAAAACACGGTGGCCGTAAACTGGCAGACGAACTGGAAATTCCTTTCCTGGGCGAAATTCCATTGGTACAGAGCATCCGTGAAGGTGGTGATTACGGCGAGCCTATCATGACACAAGATGATAAAGCCACCCGTAAGGCTTTCCTGGATATCGCTGGTGCTACCGCACGTGCCGTAGCCATGCGTAACGCGAATATCGCACCTACCAAAATTGTAGATATTGTAGTTTAATAACTACCACCAATAAATATTTTCCCGACTGACCGGAAAGGCAACTGCCCGGTCAGTCTGATTTAACCCCAGCAATGCCAACCCGACTATATCTTCCCTTAATTTTTACTGTTTAATATTCACCACATAATCCCGTAATATGTATACCGCAAAAATTAACAGAGAAACAGACTGGAGCAAGATAGCAGCCTTCATGCGTGAATTCAGCTTCGCATTGATCGTGAATACCGACGAGCAGGGTGTACCACATGCTACGCATATCCCTGTTTCCCTGATTGAAAAATCACCAGGCAATTTTGTGCTGCAGGGGCACATTGCCAAAGTAAACCCGCAATGGCAGTACTTTGAAAAAAATGACACCCTGATAGTATTCTCTGCGCCGCATGCCTACGTTTCTGCTTCATGGTATGAGAAAGACAGAATTCCTACCTGGAACTATATGGCTGTTCACATACATGGTAAAACAAGAATATTATCGGAAGATGAACTGAGGAAAAACCTGGAACAATTGGTCGATCATTATGAAGCAGCTTCTAAATGCCCTGTACATATTAATGATATAGATCATAAATATTTTGAAAATAACCTGAAAGCAGTTGTTGGATTTGAAACAACAGTACGAGATATTAATGCAAATTATAAATTGAGTAATAATAAAAATGATAAGGATTTTTGCAGCGTAGTAGATCATCTGAAGGAGAGAGATCATGAATTTGATGCAAGAATAGCCGCTGAAATGGAAGTCAGAAGGCCACAGGCCGGAGATAAAAAGGATTCCGGCATCAAATAGTTATCAGCTGAAAATGAAATATCTTTAATTGGGCTGATTTTGCTTACCTTTGCGCCCCAAATAAAACCGACTATGAATAGACAGGAATTGGTAAATCTGATTAAGGAAAGACAATCTTATCTGTGTGTAGGATTGGACACGGACATGCAAAAGATCCCAAAACACCTGCTATCTCACGCAGATCCGGTGTTTGCCTTTAACAAAGCGATCATTGATGCTACCAAAGATCTGGCGGTTGCCTACAAGATCAATACAGCATTTTATGAAAGTATGGGTATTCGCGGCTGGGAAAGCCTGCAACGTACCGTTGAGTACATTCCTTCCGGTATCTTCACCATTGCAGATGCAAAAAGAGGGGATATCGGCAATACCTCTACGCAATATGCGAAAACATTCTTCGATACCTACAAATTTGATTCTGTTACCGTAGCGCCTTACATGGGCCGCGATAGCGTAGAACCATTCCTGCAGTTTCCTGAGAAATGGGCTATCATGCTGGGTCTTACCTCCAACGAAGGAAGCCAGGACTTTCAGATGCTGAAAACAGACGGGGAATATCTCTTTGAAAAAGTATTGAAAGCAGGTATGCAATGGGGTACGCCAGATAACCTGATGTTTGTGGTAGGTGCTACACAGTCGTCACAACTGGGGCATATCCGTAAACTGGCGCCAGACAACTTCTTCCTCGTACCAGGTGTTGGTGCGCAGGGTGGTAGTCTGGAAGAAATCTCCAGACAGGCGATGAACAAAGATTGTGGCCTGCTCGTGAATGCAAGCCGTGCAATTATCTACGCCGGTAATGGTGAGGATTTTGCCGAAGAAGCAAGAAAAGTAGCGAAGCAATATCAGCTGGAAATGGCGACTTATCTGAGTCAGTCAGCCGCTGGTACACTGTAATTACAGCATACTACAGGACATCTTTATAAATTTTTAAAACGCAGTTTTGCTACACAGCACGACTGCGTTTTTTATTTAAATACACAGCTCTTTTTACTGGTCCACCAGGACCTGATTTCGTAGGTTAGCCTACCTGCTTTTACCGCGGGGTCAGTGTTTACAAGGCGTTCTGCCTCCATACTGTCTTTGCAATCCAGGATATAAAGTCCACGTATGGTACCGGTATCACCGAAGGGGCCGGAGACAATAATTTTTCCTTCTTTGGAGAGTCTGCCTATATTTTTCAGATGCAATTGCTGTAATGCCTGCGCTTCCTGTGCATCAATATCAGGGTGCGGGCCTCTTTTTAAAAATACTATCCAGTATTTTTTCATGTCCGGGCTTTGCCCGTCTGTGTTAAATTTAGCGCTAAGAAACGCCGACAATGCAGGGATAGGGAATGGAGAAGGACGGAAAGAAACGATAACTACGATTAGAAAACATAACAGAAATACAGCGGGTATAACCTTGCTTGCCATGACAATCGAATTTGTTACTAATCTACTAACATATTGTAAGCGAGATTGTTAATGACAAAAATTTAATCCATGTGCTGATATCAGGATAACTCATTATATTGCTGATAGCCAAAATTCACGTTTATGTTGCAAGACCTCTTCCAGTCCCCGGACTATTATGCTGTAGACGACCTGTTAACGGAGGAACACCTGTTGATCCGCGATGCTGTAAGGCAGTGGGTAAAGAAAGAAATTTCCCCGATCATTGAAGATTGCGCCCAGGAAGCTAAATTTCCTGCACAGATAATTCCCGGACTTGGAAACCTGGGATGTTTCGGGCCTACTATCCCGGCAACATATGGTGGTGCAGGTCTTGACTATATCTCTTATGGCCTGATGATGCAGGAGCTGGAACGCGGAGATAGCGGCATACGTTCTACTGCGTCTGTACAGGGCTCATTGGTTATGTATCCTATCTATGCTTTTGGCAGTGAGGCACAGAAGCAGTGGTATCTTCCCAAACTGGCCACTGGTGAGTATATGGGTTGTTTTGGACTTACAGAACCAGATCACGGTTCCAATCCCGCAGGTATGATTACCAATTTCAGGGAAGATGGCGACCATGTGATCCTGAACGGCGCCAAGATGTGGATATCCAATGCACCTTTTGCAGATATTGCGGTGGTGTGGGCGAAAAATGAAGCCGGAAAAATCCAGGGCATCATCGTAGAACGTGGCATGGAAGGCTTTACCACACCGGAAACGAAAGGTAAGTGGAGCCTGAGGGCCAGTGCTACCGGCGAGCTCGTTTTTGATAATGTAAGAGTGCCAAAAGAAAATATTTTACCGGGCGTAACCGGGCTGAAAGGGCCATTGTCCTGCTTATCATCAGCGCGCTTTGGCATTGCCTGGGGCGTAATTGGCGCCGCGATGGACTGTTATGATATTGCTTTGCGCTATGCAAAAGAACGTATTCAGTTTGGTAAGCCAATTGCCGGATTTCAGCTTACGCAGAAGAAATTAGCGGAGATGATCACTGAGATTACCAAGGCCCAGCTGTTGAACTGGAGATTAGGCGTACTGAAAAACCAGGGCAAGGCAACGCCGGCGCAAATTTCCATGGCTAAACGAAATTCCTGTGCCGTGGCTACACAAATAGCCAGAGATGCCCGTCAGATACTGGGAGGAATGGGTATTACCGGCGAATTCCCGGTGATGCGCCATATGATGAACCTGGAAAGTGTTATCACCTACGAGGGTACCCATGAAATACATCTGCTGATCACCGGTATGGATGTTACCGGCCTCGATGCCTTTAAATAATCGGCGGCTTTATTGGATTAGCTCAATTGTCTTTTTATCTTTAGCGCATTCCATGCAGCTGAAGTGAACATCTATTATGAAAAAAATACTATCCCGACTTTCTGTTTTTTTATTGATTTTACTGATTGCCAACGTATGTCGCGTATCTGCTGCCACGGCTGATACTGCCAGGGTGCAATTGATAAGTTGTGAAGGAAAAGCACAGGGCACTTACTATATCGTAAAATATCTTTCGGCAGATACTGCCAGTCTGCAATCCCGTATCGACTCCCTATTTAAGGTCATTGATCATTCTTTATCGCTGTACCAGCCGCATTCGCTGATCAACCAGTTTAATGAAACCGGGAAAGTGAATATGGATGAACATATGCAGCGGGTAGTGGAAAAGGCGCTGTTTGCCAATAAGGCGACGGCCGGGCTTTTTGATATTACCGTGAAGCCACTGGTGTATCTCTGGGGTTTTGGCGTAACTAAACCATCCTTTAAAGGAATACCGCCTGCGGATAGCATAAAGGCGACCATGCCCTATATTGGCAGTCGTTACCTCCGGGTAAAGGGAAATACGCTGTTTGCCCTTAAAAAAGGGGTACAAATCGATTGTAATGGCATCGCGCAGGGCTATACGGTGGATGTTATAGGTAGATTTCTTGATGCGGCTGGTATAAGGGATTACCTGGTAGATGTGGGAGGAGAGTTGTGTGCGCGGGGATATAATGTGCAGCATAAGCGTTGGAGCGTAGGTGTAGAGCGGCCATCACCGGGCGATACCACTTATGAGCCTGTACAGGGCATCGTTCGGCTGGCAGCCGAAGGGATTGCTACCAGTGGTAATTACCGCCGGTTCTTCGATCAGGGAAAGACACGTTTTGCACATACCATCAATCCTTTAACAGGAGAGGCTTTACATAATAACATCATCAGTGTGACTGTACTGGCAAAAGATTGCTTTACAGCAGATGCCTTTGATAACCCGCTGATACTGATGGGAGTGACAGAAGGGTTGCAGTGGCTGGAAAAGCACCCGGAATACGGCCTTGAAGCATTATATATCTATCGTGCCAAAGATGGTACTATACAGGAAGCCTATACGAAGCAATTCGGCTTACGTTTGCTCAACAATTAATTGCGGGATGAATAAAAAAAATCCCGCAGCCTTTATTAGAGACTACGGGAACCATTCTCACATTTTCCTTCTTAGAATATGGATAAAATACTTAGTTGAGGTGGAACTTCAGCCCAATATTCCCTTGTATTGACTGGAAATTGGTGAGGTCGCCCACTTTATAAGGTGCATAATTGTATCTGACATTGGCGTTAAACAACAGGGGAGAAGCTTTGCCGAAAGGCACGTTGATTCCAATTTCAGGGCTTACCAGAAATCTCCAGCTATTGTCGGACTCTACGAATTCTCCCCAGTATTTTTTGTAATCCATATTGGCAACACCGATACCAACGGAAGCGTAGGGGATGACGGCTTTATCAGGTTTGGTAAAGGCCCATCCTATGGTTGCCTGGATAGGAATTACCTGCAGGGTACGTGTTTGTACGGCAGATACATCACCGATTTTATCAGGATATACGGCACGTGGTAAGCGTTCGTAGTAGTCCTGGAATCCTGTTCGGAGTCCTACAGACAACTGGTCATTCAGCATATATTGCAGTCCGGCGCTCCAACCGCGGAAGCTGGTTTTATTAGTATAGTCTTTGAGAGATCCTATTGGCTGCGCGATGGAATAGTTCACATCAATCGATAATGGCGGACGTACCTGTGCAGCAACGGCCTGGGTTGCCAGACAGCCTGCAAAAATCAATATCCAGTTTTTTATCTTTTTCATCTTTCCAATCATTTTAAGGTTCATCGATTTGATACATCATTACTTGTTGGTGAGGTAAGGAGACTGGGCAAAAGAAGCCTGTACCATACTTGGTACATTGCTGGTTGTCCATACGTTTGTACCTCTCCAGAGTGAGTTCCATACAGCGGTCAGCTGATTGTTGGTGCCTGGATTTTTCAAATCGAAAAGGTCGATGGCAGTTTGTCTTTCTCTTACCTGGTACACCTGGTAATAAGGTGGATAGTACCATCCAAAGCCTGGGTAACCCCAGTAGCCAGGATCCCAGTATCCACCCCACCAGCCAGGGTTCCAGCCTGTAGTATAGAAGGTGTTGTCGATACGGGTGAGGTTAATACCAAGGTCTGGTTTAGCATTCTTGCCGACGAGTGTATAGCCTCTTTCCTGCATGGCCGCAGTAACAGAGGCGATCAGCTGTTTGTCGTAATCTGTCAGTGCTTTTTTGGTACTGTCTGAAGTGTTGGTCAGAACAGCAACGGAGTCTACAATGCTGAAGGTGGCGTATGATTTGAAGTTTGTCTGGCTATCGTGGTTCGTAATATAAATCCTGGACTCCTCAGGTGTCATATCCTTCAACGGGTCCTTGCCACAACCACTGAATGACACTATTGCCACGATGGCAGCAATACTGCTGAGTAAATAGATTGTTCTTTTCATAATCCTATCGTATTAATTTCTAATTATGGTTTCTTTTCGATTGCTAAATAGCTAAACGAAACGGGTCAACGGCATTTAATGAATGTCGTGAGAATGGAGTGCCGGCCGGCATACGGTGTATTCGCGTTTCCTTTATTGTTCAACGCTTTAGATAGGGGAAAGTTACAGCAGGTTTAGCGCAGAACTGTTAACGTAATCCTAAAATGAAAAATGGGTTAACAACTGTAGTTGATTACATATTATGTTGAAGTGTTAATTCAGAATTTTTTTATTCATCAGCTCGGATTTCAGCTGTGGTGCATTCAGAAAATGTATGCTTTCTATACCCATATTTTTTGCTGCATTTACATTGCGCAGATTATCATCGATAAAAAGTGCTTCTGCAGCATTTTCCTGGTACCTTTCCAGTAAAAGCTGGAAGAAAGAATGGGCGGGTTTACGTTGTTTTTCTCTTCCTGAAACCACAATACCGTCAAACCATTGTAAAAACTGGTATTGCATTAATGCAAGCGGAAACGTTTCATTAGACCAGTTTGTTAAAGCGTACAGCTTATATTTACCACTGTCTTTTAATTCTTTTAACAGTGCTACGGTATCGCTGATTTCGCCACCCAGCATTTCCTTCCATCTGCCATAATAAGCCCGTATTTGCGCCTCAAATGAAGGGAATTGCTGTATCAGCATTTCAGTCCCATCCAGCAGCGATCTTCCTGCATCCTGTTCTTCATTCCAGTCTGATGTGCATATTTCTTCCAGGAACTGTTCCATTTCATCTTCAGTAGAAAA
The Chitinophaga sp. Cy-1792 genome window above contains:
- a CDS encoding DUF4136 domain-containing protein, which codes for MKRTIYLLSSIAAIVAIVSFSGCGKDPLKDMTPEESRIYITNHDSQTNFKSYATFSIVDSVAVLTNTSDSTKKALTDYDKQLIASVTAAMQERGYTLVGKNAKPDLGINLTRIDNTFYTTGWNPGWWGGYWDPGYWGYPGFGWYYPPYYQVYQVRERQTAIDLFDLKNPGTNNQLTAVWNSLWRGTNVWTTSNVPSMVQASFAQSPYLTNK
- a CDS encoding HAD family phosphatase gives rise to the protein MHNQESSYKAIIFDLGAVLIDWNPRYLYRKIFSTEDEMEQFLEEICTSDWNEEQDAGRSLLDGTEMLIQQFPSFEAQIRAYYGRWKEMLGGEISDTVALLKELKDSGKYKLYALTNWSNETFPLALMQYQFLQWFDGIVVSGREKQRKPAHSFFQLLLERYQENAAEALFIDDNLRNVNAAKNMGIESIHFLNAPQLKSELMNKKILN